A single Streptomyces sp. Edi2 DNA region contains:
- a CDS encoding beta-ketoacyl-[acyl-carrier-protein] synthase family protein: MPGQCRDAAVTGLGVISPAGIGARATWDGLLTGRSTAARDVELAGLPVDISCRVPDFDTAAMVGRKSAWRLDRFVAMTLLAARHAVADAGLGSPAGWDAARVGVVMGTGTGSMERYPVEFAKLAAGRPLDISPLAITRSVPNMAAAEIALDLAVTGPNFAVSTACASGSSALGIARDLLRAGTCDIVLAGGAESACHAIPAACFHRMGALSRRTEDPARACRPFDARRDGFVLAEGAAVLVLERPAHAQSRGARPRAHLAGYGASCDAYHYAAPEPDGRGAVAALTAALADAGAAPGDIDHINAHGTGTRRNDLAEAKALRSVFPEPPAVTSLKGALGHAIGAAGAIEAAVTVMSLQRDTIPPTANHEDTDLDIDLDIVAKTPRTTAQSAAASLSMGFGGQNAALVFRSA, translated from the coding sequence ATGCCCGGTCAGTGCCGGGATGCCGCCGTCACCGGCCTCGGCGTCATCAGCCCCGCCGGCATCGGCGCCCGGGCCACCTGGGACGGCCTGCTCACCGGCCGGTCCACCGCCGCACGGGACGTGGAACTCGCGGGTCTGCCGGTGGACATTTCCTGCCGGGTGCCGGACTTCGACACCGCCGCCATGGTCGGCCGCAAATCCGCCTGGCGGCTGGACCGGTTCGTCGCCATGACCCTCCTGGCCGCCCGGCACGCCGTCGCCGACGCCGGTCTCGGCAGCCCGGCCGGCTGGGACGCCGCACGTGTCGGGGTGGTCATGGGGACGGGCACGGGCAGCATGGAACGCTATCCCGTCGAGTTCGCCAAGCTCGCGGCCGGCCGTCCCCTAGACATCTCTCCGCTCGCCATCACCCGCAGCGTGCCCAACATGGCAGCCGCCGAAATCGCCCTCGACCTGGCGGTCACCGGGCCCAACTTCGCCGTCTCCACCGCCTGCGCCTCCGGCAGCAGCGCCCTGGGCATCGCCCGTGATCTGCTGCGCGCCGGGACCTGTGACATCGTCCTGGCCGGCGGGGCGGAATCCGCGTGCCACGCCATCCCCGCGGCCTGTTTCCACCGCATGGGAGCCCTCTCCCGGCGGACGGAGGACCCCGCGCGCGCCTGCCGCCCCTTCGACGCCCGACGCGACGGCTTCGTCCTCGCCGAAGGCGCGGCCGTCCTGGTACTGGAGCGCCCGGCCCACGCGCAGTCCCGCGGTGCCCGCCCGCGCGCACATCTGGCCGGCTACGGGGCGAGCTGCGACGCCTACCACTACGCCGCCCCCGAACCGGACGGCCGGGGCGCCGTGGCGGCCCTCACCGCGGCGCTGGCGGACGCCGGCGCGGCCCCCGGGGACATCGACCACATCAACGCGCACGGCACCGGCACCCGGCGCAACGACCTGGCCGAGGCCAAGGCGCTGCGCAGCGTCTTCCCTGAGCCTCCCGCCGTCACCTCCCTCAAGGGCGCGCTCGGACACGCCATCGGCGCGGCCGGCGCCATCGAAGCGGCCGTCACCGTCATGAGCCTGCAACGGGACACCATCCCTCCCACCGCCAACCACGAAGACACCGACCTCGACATCGACCTGGACATCGTGGCCAAAACCCCCCGCACCACGGCCCAGTCCGCCGCCGCCAGCCTCTCCATGGGCTTCGGCGGACAGAACGCCGCACTGGTCTTCCGGTCCGCCTGA
- the crtI gene encoding phytoene desaturase family protein, with product MRTVKGPTDHVVVVGAGLSGLSATLHLLGAGRRVTVVEREALPGGRAGRIERHGYRIDTGPTVLTMPDLIDEAFAAVGERLTDRMELRALHPAYRARFADGSELDVHTDPQAMEAEVERFAGPAAAHGYRRLRHWLQQLYALQRHRFIDANFDSPLQLLHPDLVRLAALGGFGRLDDRIGRFLPDPRLRRVFSFQALYAGVPPARALAAYAVIAYMDTVAGVYFPRGGMHALPRAMADAAADAGAAFRYGHPVTRLERRGDRITAVVTAHERIPCDAVVLTPDLPVVHRLLGRSPRRPLRLRHAPSAVVLHAGTDRTWPRLAHHTLSFGAAWEQTFDELTRTGRLMSDPSLLVTRPTATDPGLAPPGRHLHYILAPCPNTETGPGAGDWHDLAPRYRDSLLAVLERRGLTGIGAATEVHHLVTPADWAAQGLAAGTPFSAAHTLAQTGPFRPRNLVRGTENAVLAGCGTTPGVGVPTVLISGKLAAARITGPRPARSPAGTARPAPRGIPA from the coding sequence ATGAGAACCGTCAAGGGCCCCACCGACCACGTCGTGGTGGTCGGTGCCGGCCTCTCCGGACTGTCCGCCACGCTGCATCTGCTCGGCGCAGGACGGCGGGTGACGGTCGTCGAGCGCGAGGCGCTGCCCGGCGGCCGGGCCGGCCGGATCGAGCGCCACGGCTACCGCATCGACACCGGGCCGACCGTGCTGACCATGCCCGACCTCATCGACGAGGCGTTCGCCGCGGTCGGCGAACGCCTCACCGACCGGATGGAACTGCGGGCCCTGCACCCGGCGTACCGCGCCCGGTTCGCCGACGGCAGCGAGCTGGACGTGCACACGGACCCGCAGGCCATGGAGGCGGAGGTCGAACGGTTCGCCGGCCCCGCGGCGGCCCACGGCTACCGGCGGCTGCGGCACTGGCTCCAGCAGCTGTACGCCCTCCAGCGGCACCGTTTCATCGACGCCAACTTCGACTCACCGCTGCAGCTGCTGCACCCGGACCTGGTCCGCCTCGCCGCGCTCGGCGGCTTCGGCCGACTCGACGACCGTATCGGCCGCTTCCTGCCGGACCCGCGGCTGCGCCGGGTCTTCTCCTTCCAGGCGCTGTATGCCGGTGTGCCGCCCGCACGCGCCCTGGCCGCCTACGCCGTCATCGCCTACATGGACACGGTCGCCGGCGTGTACTTCCCCCGCGGCGGGATGCACGCCCTGCCCCGGGCCATGGCCGACGCGGCCGCCGACGCCGGCGCCGCCTTCCGCTACGGCCACCCGGTCACCCGGCTGGAACGCCGCGGTGACCGGATCACGGCCGTGGTGACCGCGCACGAGCGCATCCCCTGCGACGCGGTGGTCCTCACCCCCGACCTCCCGGTCGTCCACCGGCTGCTCGGCCGCAGCCCCCGCCGCCCGCTCCGCCTCCGTCACGCGCCCTCCGCGGTGGTCCTGCACGCCGGCACCGACCGGACCTGGCCGCGGCTGGCGCACCACACGCTCTCCTTCGGCGCCGCGTGGGAGCAGACCTTCGACGAACTCACCCGCACCGGGCGGCTGATGAGCGATCCCTCGCTGCTCGTCACCCGCCCCACCGCCACCGACCCCGGGCTCGCCCCGCCAGGACGCCACCTGCACTACATCCTGGCGCCCTGCCCCAACACCGAGACCGGCCCCGGCGCCGGGGACTGGCACGACCTGGCCCCCCGGTACCGCGACAGCCTGCTCGCCGTACTGGAGCGCCGGGGACTCACCGGCATCGGTGCCGCCACCGAGGTGCACCACCTGGTCACCCCCGCCGACTGGGCCGCGCAGGGGCTCGCCGCCGGAACACCGTTCTCCGCCGCCCACACCCTGGCGCAGACCGGCCCCTTCCGTCCCCGCAACCTCGTACGCGGCACCGAGAACGCCGTGCTGGCGGGCTGCGGCACCACCCCGGGCGTCGGCGTCCCCACCGTCCTGATCTCCGGCAAGCTCGCCGCCGCCCGGATCACCGGTCCGCGGCCCGCCCGTTCCCCCGCAGG